The following DNA comes from Firmicutes bacterium CAG:345.
CGGAAGTGAAATGAATGGCGGTGCAGTCATTACTGATCCAGAATCTAAACTCAAGATTGGACACGTTTTTGGAGAAGAGGTTTTTCCAAAATTTTCAATCTTAAATCCTAAATTCACTTATACCGTTCCGCATTATCAAATGATTGCCGGTATTTATGATGCATTTAATCATATTACTGAACAATATTTTTCTGGAAATGATGATTCTACATCTGATTATTTAATGGAAGGTTTGATGCGCAGCTTGATTCATTCATCAAGAATTGCTAATAAAGATCCAGAGAACTATGAAGCAAGAAGCAATATTATGTGGGCAGCAACATGGGCTTTAAACACCTTAGTTGGAATGGGTAAGCCACAAGATTGGATGGTTCATATGATTGGTCAATCAATAGGTGGGGTCACAAATGCTACTCATGGTATGACACTTTCAAGTATTTCTCTAGCCTATTATCATCTTATTATGCCTTATGGATTGCATCAATTTGTAAAATTTGCCAAAAATGTTTGGAATGTCTTACCAGATGGTAAAACCGATGAAGAAATCGCCTTAGAAGGCCTAGATAAAATGGAAGAATGGATGAAAGAAATAGGTCTTGTTATGCACATTAAAGATTTAGGCGTCGATGAATCCATGTTTGAAAAAATAGTTGAAGGAACAATTATTTCTGATTCTGGTTATAAAACATTAACACATGATGAAATTATCGAAGTTTTAAGAAAAAGCTTATAATATTTAAAAAATATCAGTTTTATATAAGTATAACTATATTTAGTTTTATTCTACTTATAGTTATATTTTTTTGTTTTTCAGTCTTATATTTGTCGCACATATGCCTATTGTTCATATAATGTCTTGAGGTGAACAATGGATAATCTTTTTAAAACTGATGGAATTAGAGGACTGAGTCAAATTGAATTAACTCCTCTTCTTTTCCACAAACTAGGTATTTATCTTGCTTTAAATTCTAATCTGCCTATTGGACTTGGATATGATACTAGAGAATCAAGCATTCTCTATAAAAATATAATTAGTACAACAATAAATAGTCTTGGGAAAGATGTCTACGATTTTGGAATTGTCACCACTCCTTGTTTAAATTACTTATCAAAAGAATTACATTGTGAATATGGAGTAATGATAACTGCCAGTCATAATCCATATCAATATAATGGAATTAAAATTTTTGATAACAATGGTAAAAAAATAGATATTTTTTTACAAGAAGAAATATCTAATTTCATAAAAACATTTAAATCAGTCAAATTTTATCCAAAATCTATCGGAAAGACTTTTGATAAACATAAAGATGTAAATAATTATATTAATTTTATAATAAGTAAATTTAATTTCATTAAAATTTTAAATAAAGAAATTATACTTGATGCAAGTAATGACAGTGGAAGTTTAATATTTAAAAATATTATAGAAAAGCTTGGCTTTAATAATTTTATTTCTAAAAATGATTGCCCAAATGGTCAAAATATAAATAAAGATTGTGGCAGTACTTATTTAGAAAATGACAAAAATAAAGAAAAAAGACTAATATTAGCACTAGATGGAGATGGTGATCGTTTTATAGGATCTTATAATTCATATAAAATCGATGGTGAAATTCTCTGCTATTTGCTTATAAATTTGTATAATGACAAATTTAAAAATGGGATTGTTTCAACCCCTTTAACAAATAGAAAGATTGTCCAAGCAATAACAAAAGAATGTATTCCTTATTATGAAAGTAAAGTTGGCGATAGCAATGTTTTTGATCTAATGATTAAAAAACATTGTAAATTTGGTTTTGAAGCATCAGGACATCTGCTTTTTTCTTCTTATTCAGATGGAATTTTATCATCTTTAATTTTTCTCTCTCTTCTTGAAAAAGATGAAAATAAAATTAAAAAATTACTTAAGGATTTAAAACTTAATCATTTTAAACAATTGAACTATTCATTAAAAAACACTGATGAATTTATTTTCAATATCACACATAGCGATATATATAAATCTTTAATAAGTTATATAAAACCAGGAGGACGCATATTATTTAGAAAAAGTGGAACCGAAGATTTATGTCGCATCATTTTAGAAAGCCGCAGTAAAAAAGCAATAAAAAAAGTACAAAAAGAAATAGAAAAATATATAGAGGATAAAAGATGTGTGGAATAGTTGGCGTAATTAATCAAAAAAATGCACCTAATTTTATTTTAAGCGCTTTAAAAACTTTAGAATATCGTGGTTATGATTCAGCTGGAATTTATATAAGAGAAGATAAGCTTTTTAAAACATTATCACGTGTTGATAGCTTAAAGTCCAAAATAGCTAGTGTTGATGGAATAGATGGTATTGGACATACACGATGGGCAACACATGGTTTTAGCACTTTAAATAATGCTCATCCTCATCAAAGCTATCATAAATTAATTACTCTTGTTCACAATGGGATTATCTCTAATTATGAATCTATAAAAAATTTTTTGATCAAAAAAAATTACAAATTTTATGGTGAAACAGACACAGAAATTTTAACCAATTACATCGAATATCTTTATCTTCAACATAAAAATCCTGAGACAATTCTTTTCAATCTTTTAGATGATATTCAAGGCGAACTTGCAATAGCATTTTTTATCAAAGATTATCCTTCATTATATTATTTAAAAAGAGAATCTCCTCTTGTTATCGCTAAAAAAAACAATACATATTCTTTGAGTTCTGATGTTTTAGCTATCAATAACTTTGAAGAGTTTTATTATCCCGAAGATGGTGAAATGGGATATATAAATATAAATGAACAAGTGGTTTATAAAAACTATAAAAAAACTTCAATAAACTTTAAAAAAGAAGACTATTCTTGCTTTTCATCATCAAAAGGTCATTTTAAACACTATATGCTTAAAGAAATATATGAAGAACCTCTCGTAGTAGATCGATTAAAAAAATATATTTCTACATATAATTTACAAGAAATTAGAAATTTATTAAAAAATTCAAATAAAGTAATAATTCTAGGGTGCGGAACAAGCTATAATGCAGGATATTACATTACTAAATTTTTAAATAAAAACAATATTATTTCTCACGTTGCATCAGAATATAAAGATTTTGAAGACGCTACTTATATTTTAATTTCACAATCTGGTGAAACATATGATTTAATTTCAGCTGTCAAAAAAATAAAAAATACCGATAATATTATCTTATTAACTAATAACATTCATTCAACTTTAGCAAGACTTGTCAAACATGTTATCTATTTAAATGCTGGTAATGAAATAGCTGTTGCAGCAACAAAAAGTTATATTTCAACAATTTTACTATTAACTTATTTATTTAAAGACATAAATTATAATGAAGTGCTTTCTAAAGCTAAACTTACCATTAAAAATACTCTATATAAAAGAAACGAAATTAAACAGCTAGCTTCTAAAATTTATAAGTTACAATCTTTATATTGTGTAAGTAAAAATATCGGAGAAGCAATATTAAAAGAAGCTGCCTTAAAAATCAAAGAAATTTCCTATATACATGCGGAAAGCATATATAGTGGCGAGTTAAAACATGGACCTATCTCTACTTTAGATAAAAATTTCGGGTGCATTTTTTTGATAACTGATAAAACAATGATATCCAATATAAAAGAAGTCTAAGCACGAAATTCTCCAGTCTTTATTCTATCAGAAGATAGCAATTTACCAGCAAGTCCTAAAGAGATTCCTTATCTATCAGCAATGGTTTATTTAGAACTTTTAAGTTATGAAATATCAAATTTATTGAAAAGAGATATTGATAAGCCGAGAAATTTGGCAAAATCAGTTACAGTTATTTAAAAATTTTAATATTTATAATTTCCACACCTAATAAATTAGCTTTATCTATTAGAATGTTTTGTATTTCTTCCGGTGAAATATTATCAACTTTTTCAAATTGCAATTCAACTTCCTTCAAATATTCTTTTTGCGAATAATGATATTTTTTTACATCAGAAATTTTATATTCAACTTCAATTTCATAATCATTTATTTTATTTTGAGCTTTTATAATATTAACATTATATTTTCCTACAATTTGATAAATTAAAGGAAAATTAAAATGAATTCCTGTTGTCAATAACTTATTAAAAATTCCCAGTTTTTCTACAACATAAACACGATTTTTTCCAACAATATCAATTCCGGTAATGCACAAAATTAAAAAACCAAGAGCAATTGAACATAACAATATTATAATAAAAACCAAAAATCCATTCATATTATTTCACCATGTTACATATTTAACAAATAGTTTTCATCTAGTCAATATTTTTTTCATAAAGCATTTTTTAATTCATAAACTTTATTATGAACTATAAAATTATTTCTTATCCTTCTTCAGGTAAAAGAATATTATTCATACCTGGATGGCAAAGTGAAATTCCCATTGCCTTTTTAAATAAATTAAATGATAACTTTTCTATATACGTTTTACTTTTTAAAGGAGCACATTATAAATCTAATGATATATTAAACATCGAAGATTTCAAAAAATCATATCAAGATGCTCTAATAAAAATAAAACCTGATATTATAATTGGACATTCTTTTGGAGGAAAAATCATTTCATATTTTCCTACTCAAAAGCCTACTTACATAATTGCCCCTTCTTGTTTTAAATCGCCCAATATCACTATTTTGAAAGTAAAATTTAAAATTTTCAGAAATAAACTAATGAAACAAATAAGTAATATTTTTAATATTCCTTTAAAAAATAAATATTTAGGATCTAATGATTATAAAAATTCATCAGGAAATCTTAGAAAAACTTTTTTAAATATAAAAGACGAATATCCTCCACTTGACAATTTTAAAAAATTCACCAATCTAAAAATCTATGGATATGATAATGATAAAAGTATTCCCCTAAAATTATTACAAAAAAAATGTAAAAAACTATCACTCAATCTAATTACTCTGAAAGGAAATCATTTTACTTTTTTTATAGAAAATGATTTTTTAATAGAAAACATAAAAAATGATCTCAATAATATATATAATAATTAATATTTTCTTAAATTTATTTTTGTCGTACTTTTTTTATTCTTTGCTTCAAAAATCTTATTATTCTTTAAAACGAGTTTGTTTTCGATTATCAGATCAAATTCAATATTATTTTCCTCTCTTTTTAATATCTATTTTATCTTTATTTACTTTTATATTACCATTATTTTCTCCTTTTCTTTTACCACTAAATTTACTTTCATATATATTTATTCTCATTTTTTTACCTAAAGTCAAAGGAAAATTTACGGCAAGATTTATCAGAATATTTATAGTAAATAATTTATTTTTTATAAGTTTTAATATTATCTTTTATTTACTTTTACCAAAGTTTTTATTTTTATCACAGATATTTGGATTTTTTAACTTGCTCATTTCTTTTTATATAATAAAACCTTTTGATTATTATAAACGAAATAAGACATATAAAAAGACTAAAAATAAATTAAACTATTGTAATAAATTAAAGATTATTGGAATTACTGGAAGTTTTGGAAAAACCACAACTAAAAACTTTTTAATTTCATTAATACATCCACATCGTTATCTTTCCCCTTCTGGCAATATTAATACACCTTTAGGAATAGCAAATTATATAATAAACAACGTTTCAATCTTTGATCGAATTCTAATTTTAGAATTGGGAATCGATGAAATAAACGGAATGAATGAATTCAAAAAATATCTTAATTTAGATATCGCTATAATTACTTCTATCGGGGAACAACATTTGCGAACTTTTAAAACTGTTGAAAATATTAAAAGTGCTAAGGCAAAAATCACCAATCTTTTAAAAAATGATGGAAAATTATTTTATTTTAAAAATGAAATTGATGATGCATATTTAAAAGAAAATATTATTAAAAATGCTATTTTGCCAAGTGATTATAAAATTCTTTTTAAAGAAAAAAATATGGTTGTTATTCGCGATAACAAAACAATGATAAATGTTCCTTTCACTGATAAAAATTTAGTTAAAGATGCTTTTATGGCATATAAGGTTAGTTTAGAATTATTTAATTCATCCATCAATGCTTTAAATTTATCCAAATTATCTCCTCCTCCACGTCGCAAAGCAATTTATAGCAAAGATAATCTAACTATTATCGACGATTCTTATAATCTTAATTTAAAAGGTTTATCATCTAGCATTAAAAATACTTTAAAAGAAAATAAGCCTTTAACTATATTTACCGGAGGAATTTTTGAAACAGGGAAAAATATCAGATTATTATTTTATTTCTATAATCTAATTAATGTCGCAGATAAAATTATTTATTGCCAAAAACTACTTCCTATTGAAAAAAGAATAATAGAAGAAATTCCCGGATTAAAAAATAAAATTTTATACCAAAAAAATATAATTTATCCCAATAATGGAACCTTACTAATTTTAACCAGCGGCGATAATTCTTCTTATAAATAACATATTATTTTAATTTATACATATAAATATTGGAGGTTATATGAAAATACTATTAGTTACAGGCGGAAAAAGCTATGAAGAAAAAATATCAGTTTTAACCGGAATAAAGGTATATCATTCTCTATTAGCAAGTACATCTTTTCAACCAATTCTAATTTATTATGATCCAAATGCTTCAAAATTTTATGGGGGAAAAAATATCGATAAATTAGAATGTTATGATAATAAAGAAGATTTTAAGGAAGTTAAATTTCTTCCTGATAATCATATAAAAATAGGATTTAAAAAATATTCATTTGATCTTATATTTCCGCTTGTTCACGGAAGTAATGCAGAAGATGGAACAATGGCAAGCTTTTTTCAAATTCTAAATTATCCTGTTTTATCTTTACCGATTCAAGCTGCAAGCATTATTCAAGATAAAATTTTGTTTAAAGATATATTAAATATATTAAATATCAACACTCCGAAAGCAAATTTTATTACTTTTGAAGACTACCAAAAAAATGCATTCAATATAAGTAAATATTTAAAAGATTTAACATTTCCTCTAATTATAAAGCCATATAATTTGGGAAGCTCTATTGGAATAAATATTGCTGATAATATAAATAAACTATATCAAGCCATTGATGAAGGCTTTAAATATGCAGATAAAATAATCATCGAAGAATATATTCAAGATGCTGAAGAGTATAATATAGCACTACTAAAAGATACAAACAAAATAATCTTTTCAGCTGTTGAAAAAATAATTAAACACCCTAATCAAATTTATACCTATGAAGATAAATATCTAAATACAAGTCTCAAAAAAGAAGTCCCGGCAAAAATTAACAAAGACACTTTAAAAACAATACAAAATTATGCCGAAAAAGTTTATTCATATCTTGGATTATATGGACCAGTTAGATTTGACTTTTTAGTTAAAGACCAAGTTTATTTGAATGAAGCTAATTCCATTCCAGGAAATCTTTCGGAAAATCTTTTCAATCATATCAAATTAACTTTGGTTGATGTTATTAAAATATATATAGAAACTTCTTCAAATTTAATAAAAAGTAGATTAATTTTAAAAGAAAAAGAAAAAACCTCTTTCGAGGTTTTAAAGCAAACTAGAAAATATAAATAATTATCGCATTCCCGTTGCCAATTTATTATCATGTTTTAATGAAAGATGGTTAAGATGCTCAACCATTTTTTGCAAGTTTTCAGAATCAAAAGAATTTGCAGTACTTTCACTTTCAATTTTCTTTATTAACTTGCTTAAATTTTTTCTTTCTACAACAAAAGAAGTTGGACCATTTAATTTTAAAGATTCAGAAATTTCTAATCCATTATTTACGACAACTATAGAAAGAACAATTGGTGGTTTATCCTCTGTCCAATTTAAATATTTTGCTAACTTATATGAACGCATTTCATTAACTTTAAAAGGATTTTTTACTTCTTCTCTTTTTCCATGACGATAAGTAAATATAGTTTGATCTTCTGGAGATCCTTCAATTCCATCATTTAAAAAACGATCAGCCATTAGATATATAAATTTATCTCCACAAACTAAATGATCTATATGAATTGAAATATCTTCTGCTAAATCTAACACTACATTATTAATAAGATAAAAATCTTCTTCTTTTACAAGTTTATATAAATTATGCATAACAAGATAATTCATTTTTTTTCTTGTAAAGAAAAAATACAAGATTATGCTGATTATTGCTAATACTAAAACTACTAAACTTAAAATTATTACAACCAAATAAGGCTTCATTTTTAAATTAAACCAAGAGCAACTTCCATCATATTAGTGAAAGAATTTTGTCTTTGTTCTGCAGTAGTTTCTTCATGAGTAATAAATGAATCTGAAATTGTTAAAATACATAACGCTTTTTTACCAAGAATTGCAGCATTAGAATATAAAGCATAGCTTTCCATTTCAACGGCTAAGCAACCCATTTTAGCCCATTTTTTCCATGTATCTTTAGTTGG
Coding sequences within:
- a CDS encoding glucosamine--fructose-6-phosphate aminotransferase [isomerizing] (product inferred by homology to UniProt), yielding MCGIVGVINQKNAPNFILSALKTLEYRGYDSAGIYIREDKLFKTLSRVDSLKSKIASVDGIDGIGHTRWATHGFSTLNNAHPHQSYHKLITLVHNGIISNYESIKNFLIKKNYKFYGETDTEILTNYIEYLYLQHKNPETILFNLLDDIQGELAIAFFIKDYPSLYYLKRESPLVIAKKNNTYSLSSDVLAINNFEEFYYPEDGEMGYININEQVVYKNYKKTSINFKKEDYSCFSSSKGHFKHYMLKEIYEEPLVVDRLKKYISTYNLQEIRNLLKNSNKVIILGCGTSYNAGYYITKFLNKNNIISHVASEYKDFEDATYILISQSGETYDLISAVKKIKNTDNIILLTNNIHSTLARLVKHVIYLNAGNEIAVAATKSYISTILLLTYLFKDINYNEVLSKAKLTIKNTLYKRNEIKQLASKIYKLQSLYCVSKNIGEAILKEAALKIKEISYIHAESIYSGELKHGPISTLDKNFGCIFLITDKTMISNIKEV
- a CDS encoding purine nucleoside phosphorylase DeoD-type (product inferred by homology to UniProt) — encoded protein: MPGTFSAIADYGLLSKAVEISKEKNINFHVGNILSSDTFYEPTKDTWKKWAKMGCLAVEMESYALYSNAAILGKKALCILTISDSFITHEETTAEQRQNSFTNMMEVALGLI
- a CDS encoding d-alanine--D-alanine ligase 1 (product inferred by homology to UniProt) produces the protein MKILLVTGGKSYEEKISVLTGIKVYHSLLASTSFQPILIYYDPNASKFYGGKNIDKLECYDNKEDFKEVKFLPDNHIKIGFKKYSFDLIFPLVHGSNAEDGTMASFFQILNYPVLSLPIQAASIIQDKILFKDILNILNINTPKANFITFEDYQKNAFNISKYLKDLTFPLIIKPYNLGSSIGINIADNINKLYQAIDEGFKYADKIIIEEYIQDAEEYNIALLKDTNKIIFSAVEKIIKHPNQIYTYEDKYLNTSLKKEVPAKINKDTLKTIQNYAEKVYSYLGLYGPVRFDFLVKDQVYLNEANSIPGNLSENLFNHIKLTLVDVIKIYIETSSNLIKSRLILKEKEKTSFEVLKQTRKYK
- a CDS encoding phosphoglucosamine mutase (product inferred by homology to UniProt), with the translated sequence MDNLFKTDGIRGLSQIELTPLLFHKLGIYLALNSNLPIGLGYDTRESSILYKNIISTTINSLGKDVYDFGIVTTPCLNYLSKELHCEYGVMITASHNPYQYNGIKIFDNNGKKIDIFLQEEISNFIKTFKSVKFYPKSIGKTFDKHKDVNNYINFIISKFNFIKILNKEIILDASNDSGSLIFKNIIEKLGFNNFISKNDCPNGQNINKDCGSTYLENDKNKEKRLILALDGDGDRFIGSYNSYKIDGEILCYLLINLYNDKFKNGIVSTPLTNRKIVQAITKECIPYYESKVGDSNVFDLMIKKHCKFGFEASGHLLFSSYSDGILSSLIFLSLLEKDENKIKKLLKDLKLNHFKQLNYSLKNTDEFIFNITHSDIYKSLISYIKPGGRILFRKSGTEDLCRIILESRSKKAIKKVQKEIEKYIEDKRCVE
- a CDS encoding unknown (no significant homology to UniProt), whose translation is MKPYLVVIILSLVVLVLAIISIILYFFFTRKKMNYLVMHNLYKLVKEEDFYLINNVVLDLAEDISIHIDHLVCGDKFIYLMADRFLNDGIEGSPEDQTIFTYRHGKREEVKNPFKVNEMRSYKLAKYLNWTEDKPPIVLSIVVVNNGLEISESLKLNGPTSFVVERKNLSKLIKKIESESTANSFDSENLQKMVEHLNHLSLKHDNKLATGMR
- a CDS encoding sPFH domain/Band 7 family protein (product inferred by homology to UniProt), which encodes MNGFLVFIIILLCSIALGFLILCITGIDIVGKNRVYVVEKLGIFNKLLTTGIHFNFPLIYQIVGKYNVNIIKAQNKINDYEIEVEYKISDVKKYHYSQKEYLKEVELQFEKVDNISPEEIQNILIDKANLLGVEIINIKIFK
- a CDS encoding 2-hydroxy-6-oxohepta-2 4-dienoate hydrolase (product inferred by homology to UniProt) produces the protein MNYKIISYPSSGKRILFIPGWQSEIPIAFLNKLNDNFSIYVLLFKGAHYKSNDILNIEDFKKSYQDALIKIKPDIIIGHSFGGKIISYFPTQKPTYIIAPSCFKSPNITILKVKFKIFRNKLMKQISNIFNIPLKNKYLGSNDYKNSSGNLRKTFLNIKDEYPPLDNFKKFTNLKIYGYDNDKSIPLKLLQKKCKKLSLNLITLKGNHFTFFIENDFLIENIKNDLNNIYNN
- a CDS encoding putative uncharacterized protein (product inferred by homology to UniProt) → MFGNFIFSNPTKLIFGEDSINYLKDELKKYGPKVMLIYGGGSIKRNGIYDKVISILKEASKEVFEDAGVMPNPTKEKLFEGAKIAYDNKVDFILAVGGGSVIDYAKAVSVSAYCKENPWEKYYLRMEDVDNKIIPCGSILTMVGTGSEMNGGAVITDPESKLKIGHVFGEEVFPKFSILNPKFTYTVPHYQMIAGIYDAFNHITEQYFSGNDDSTSDYLMEGLMRSLIHSSRIANKDPENYEARSNIMWAATWALNTLVGMGKPQDWMVHMIGQSIGGVTNATHGMTLSSISLAYYHLIMPYGLHQFVKFAKNVWNVLPDGKTDEEIALEGLDKMEEWMKEIGLVMHIKDLGVDESMFEKIVEGTIISDSGYKTLTHDEIIEVLRKSL
- a CDS encoding mur ligase family protein (product inferred by homology to UniProt), producing the protein MISIIYIIINIFLNLFLSYFFYSLLQKSYYSLKRVCFRLSDQIQYYFPLFLISILSLFTFILPLFSPFLLPLNLLSYIFILIFLPKVKGKFTARFIRIFIVNNLFFISFNIIFYLLLPKFLFLSQIFGFFNLLISFYIIKPFDYYKRNKTYKKTKNKLNYCNKLKIIGITGSFGKTTTKNFLISLIHPHRYLSPSGNINTPLGIANYIINNVSIFDRILILELGIDEINGMNEFKKYLNLDIAIITSIGEQHLRTFKTVENIKSAKAKITNLLKNDGKLFYFKNEIDDAYLKENIIKNAILPSDYKILFKEKNMVVIRDNKTMINVPFTDKNLVKDAFMAYKVSLELFNSSINALNLSKLSPPPRRKAIYSKDNLTIIDDSYNLNLKGLSSSIKNTLKENKPLTIFTGGIFETGKNIRLLFYFYNLINVADKIIYCQKLLPIEKRIIEEIPGLKNKILYQKNIIYPNNGTLLILTSGDNSSYK